GCGCCTTGAGCGACGAGTGGCGGGTCCTCGTCCGCTACTCGGGGGGCGAGCCGGCGCTGGCGTGCCGCGGGTTCTCGAGCGGAAGGCTGCTCCTCTGGATGCTGCCCTATCGGCTCCAGGACGGGACCTTCGCGGCCACGGAGGCCTTCCCCTCCCTTTTCAACCAGGCGCTCCGGTTTTGCGCTTATGGCGAGGCCGAACCCGCGGCGTACACCGCGGGGCGGTTCCTGACCGTCCCGGCCTCGGGCGCGGGGAGGCTCACGGCGCCCGACGGCGGGGAGACCGTCCTGGAAGGGGATGGGCCCTGGAGCATCGTCCTCGACCAGTCGGGGGTGTGGAGGCTGGAATCGGACGCGGGCGAACGGATGTTCGCCGTCAACGCTCCGACCGGCGAGGGCGACCTTTCCGTCCTGGACCCCGGCGATTACGGGCTGCTCGGCCCCTCGATCGAGGTGCTGACGGAGGGTGGGCTGACCCCGGAGGCCGTCCCTAGTCCCTTCCCCCTGTGGCGCGTGCTCTTGGCGCTCGCCGTCTTTCTCCTCCTGGCGGAGCTGGCGCTGGCCGACGCCCGGTGGAATTGAAGTTGCGCGCGGTCGGGGTTCCCTAGGATAACGGTCAAGGCCGCGCCGTCGCGGTTTGTGGTATCATTGATTCTCTTAAAAAAAAGCGCCCGTCGGACTCCATGCGGCAAAACCTCCTAAAGTTCAGCTGGATAATTCTCCCGCTCCTCCTCATCGCGTTGACCACCCTGACCCTGTTGTTCGACATCGGGGCCGGCCGGGAGGCGGTGCAGCAATTCGCCGGGGAACAGGAGGACCTCCTGCACTCGGCGGTTTACGGTATAACCGAGGCCTTCAACGACCTCTCCAATTCCATCTCGGTTCTGGCCCACCCCGAGGTCGCGCGGGGTCCGGCCGAGCTCCGAGCGGCCATGGCGGCCGTTTATGAGCATTCCCAGTTGCGCGGCTCCAAGAGCTTCCTCCACATCGCCTTCTACGACGAGACCGGCGGCGCAGCCATCGTCTACCCCCCCGGTTCCACCGCCCCAGCCTTACCCTCGGACAACCGATCCCCGGCGCAGTCCGACGGGGTGAGCGTGTCCCTAGCCCCAACTCAGGACCAGGCCTGCATCGTCACCGTGAGCATTCCGGTACGCAGTACGGTCATTGGGGGTCGGATCGTCGGGTATCTAGACCTCACCCGTGCCCTATCCTCGGGGCGGGACGAGGGCGGTTATCTCTCGGGGATCATCCGCTCGGGGGCGACCTGTTACGTCCTCGACGGATCGGGCGTCATACTCCAAGGTCCCGAGGAGGCAAGGGGTTTCGCTAGAGGCGTAGCTCGGTTCGCCGGGGGCGTAGCTCGCTTCGCTCGGTTCGCTCGGTTAAACCCCCGTCTTTCGTCTCTAGCGGGCCCCGCGCGAGCGCCCGGGAGTCGCGGCCTACGGGGTTTGGGCGGCATTGCGGAGGCGGAGGATCCACGGTCGGCGCTCGTTTCCATCTTCGTAAACAACGGCTACGGCGGTCTCTTCCGCATGACCCTGGCCGACACGCACCGTGAGGCGGTGGGCGTCCTGCGCCCCTTCGAGCTCGGGGGGCACCGCTTGGAGCTCCTGAGCCTCAAGGACTCCGACGCGGTCATCGCGCCGGCGAAGAGCGCCCAGAGACGGTACTCCTTTGCGCTGGCGGGGTTCTTCCTCCTCTTGATGGCGGGCGGCGTCCTATACTGGCGCCACAACATCATCCGCCTGAAAAAAGAACGGGAGGAGACTGATCTCGAGGCTCGGGAACTGGAAATGGTCGGCCTGACGAGCATAAGGGAGATAAGCCAGGCCATCACCCGGGAGCTCGAGCTGTCGCAGCTCCTGGACCTCCTTTGCGGGAAGATATCCGAGGCTCTGGGGCTGGCCGGTCTGCAGGTTCTCGCGCCGGCGGAAGGGCTCGCCAAAGGGCGAGAAGTGTCGTACCACCTGCTGGCGAGCCACTTCTCGGACGAGCTCAAGCGGGCTCTGGGCCGGCGGAGAGGCGGGGGCGGCGAGGGTGCCAAGCCCCTCGGCAACCCCCTCTTCCCGGGCGAATCGCTCCAGCGGGTGATGGACGACGTCGTGGAGCGGATGAGGACGACGGGACGTTCTCTGCGTCTGGGTCACGAAACGGGGCGAACCGAGTCACGCCCCGGCAAACCGAGCGAAGCGAGCTATGCCCCTGGTAAAACTGCGCCCGAAGGGAAAATCCGGGAGGCGGGGGAGGATGGGGGGAGCACACAAACCCCCAGCGACCTCAAACCCCTGTGGGACGACGCCCTCAAGTCGGCTCGGGGGGTCGGGATAGCGGAGCTCGTCATCTCCCCCTTGGAGTCGAAGGACCACTTCGAGGGGGTGGCGGTGTTCCTGCCGTCTAGGGGAGGGATTCCCCTGGAGCTCTACGAGACCTTCGCCGCGAACCTCGCCCAGGCGATTCAGGGCGCGCGCAGCATCGAGCACCAGAAGAAAACGCTCGAGGAGCTGGATCAGGCGTATGGGCGGCTGAGGGCCTTCTCGCGCATCGGCGCCGAGATCGTGCTCCAGAAGAATTTTTACAAGATAGGACAGACGATCGTGGACGCCATCACCACTCACTCGACGTTCTCGCGAGCGGTTCTGTCTCTCGTCGAGGGGGATGAGATGAGGAGGGTGGCGTTCTCAAACCTGACGCAGGAGGAGAGAGAGGATCTCCAACAAAGGCGGCCGTTCAGCCAGGAGGACCTGGAGAGGATAAAGACGAACGCCAGAAAGATCAGCCACTCGTACTACCTGCCCGCGGCGCTGGTTCGGGGGACCATCGGCGAGCAGGGATTGATCTCGACCCGCACGCGGGAAGAGTTCATAGACTGGGACCCCAACGATTTCTTCTTCGTGCCCCTCGATGGGCCCATGGGGATGCTGGGGGTCATATTCGCCCCCACCGAGGCGACGATCCAGCCGCTGGAGTCCTTCGCCCATCTGGCGGCCCAGGCCATCACCACGTCCAAGCTGCGCTGGGAGCTGGAGCGCTCGCAGAACGATTACCGCAACCTCTTCCGCGAGGCCACCGACGCGCTCTTCGTCCTCGATGAGGATCAGAAGGTCGTGGCCTCCAACCGCCAGTTCTCCACCCTGGCCGGCGAGCCGGGGGAGGACTTCATCGGGACGAGCTTTCTGGACCTCGTGATGCCGGACTGGCGGGCCGCGGTTAAGCGCGCCTTTGAACGGGTGAGGTCGGGTCTGGGGCGTCAGGATTTGGAATTCCACCTGCAATCGCGCTCCGGACCGTCGCGCACCGTCGCCATGAGCGTCGAAGCCAAGGCCTTCCCCCGCAACGTGACCGGCGCGGACCTGGGTTTTTCCTCCATCGTAGACGGGGACACCGGCGAGGCGCGGCCTACGCTGCGGGAGGTGATGGACCCCAAGACGGACCTCGACCTGGCGACGGATGGGGGTTACATCCGCTACCAGGGGTCCCTGCGCGACATCACCGCCGCGAAGGAGGCCGAGCGCGAGCTCATGCGCCGACAGGAGCAGCTCAAAATCATCAACACCCTCGGACGGCTGGCGCTGTCCTCCTTCGACCTGGAACCTCTGTTCCGTAAAACCGTGAACGCCATCCACCAGTCCCTGGGTTACGACAACGTCTCCCTCTTCATGCAGGACGCCGAGACGGACGAGCTCGTCCTGGAGGCCCAATCGGGCATCTTCGACGTGCTGGTCGGCCGGGGTTACCGGGTCCCCGTCACCGAGGGCGTCGTGGGGTGGACGGCCCGGTCCGGCGTCACCCGCTACGTCCCCGACACCTCGAAAGACCCCCACTACATCATGCCCGCCGGCATCTTCGAAATCGGGGCGGAGCTCGCGATTCCCCTCCTCGTCGAGGGGGAGGTCAAGGGGGTGCTCGACCTCGAAACGACGCAAACCGAAGCCTTCGATCCGGCGGATATCTCCGCCCTGGAGACGGTCGCCGATCAGCTCTCCCAGGCGATACACAACATCAACCTCTACCAGGAGCTGCGCGAACGCGCCCTGGCGCTCGCCCTGGCCAACGAGGAGCTCTTGAAGGTGGACAAGATGAAGTCCGACTTCGTCTCCATGGTCTCCCACGAGCTCAACACCCCGGTCACCGTCATCAAGGGCTACGCCCAGCTCATGGCCGGTCGCGTCATCGGCGAGGTCAACGAGAAGCAGCAGGACATCCTGGAAACCATCATTGAAAAAGCCGACCACCTGAGCCGTCTCATCATCGAGCTGTTGGACCTCTTAAAAATCGAAACCGGCCAGTACACCCCGGAGTTCTCGACCTTCAACCTGACCAAACTTCTGGAGGAGCTCTTCGTCGAGCAGTCGAAGTACCTCGACATCCCGCGGATGAGCCTGGTCCTGGAGCTTCCCAAGCAACCGATCATCCTCGACGTGGACTTGGCGAAAATCCGGACCGTCTTCATCCACCTTCTTTCCAACGCCAACAAGTTCACCATCGGCGAGGGCACGGTGACCATCTCCTGCGAGGAGGCCGAGGATCTTTACCGATTCACGGTCGCCGACACCGGTATAGGCATTCCCGAGGTCGAGTACGGGCGCATCTTCGAGCGTCTGTACCAGGTGGACTCGACGCTCACCCGCCACTACGGCGGAACGGGCCTGGGCCTCGCGGTGACCAGGGCCATCATCGAACGCCACAACGGCCGCATCTGGGTGGAGTCGGAGCTCGGCGAGGGCAGCCGCTTCATCTTCACTTTGCCGAGGGACACGGGCTCTCCCGTGATACCGGCGTAACATACGGGCGGGTCGGACTGATGCCCTCCCGCCACAGACATGGAGACAAGCAGGCAGACAAGGGGTTTAATATGGGCCCCCCGGCAAACCGAGCGAAGCGAGCTACGCCTCTAGCGAAACCCCTTGTTCCTCCGGGGGTCCGGTTGCTGGTGCCGGTCGTTTTTCACCTGCACCAACCTGTCGGCAACTTTCCCGGAACCTTCGAGTACGCCTATCGTCGGAGCTACGAGCCACTCGTCGGGGCGCTTTCGGCGAGCGGATTGAAGTTCAACCTCCACATCTCCGGGGCGCTTCTGGACTGGCTTTTAGTCAACCGGCGCCCATTCGTCGAGCTTCTGCGTTCGCTCGTCGCCGACGGTCGGCTGGAGATTCTGGGTGGAGGTTACTACGAGCCGATTCTGCCTATGATCCCCTCCGGGGACCGCCACCGGCAGCTCACCCGGCTCTTTAGTCGCGTGGAGGAGATCTTCGGCCGCCCACGGGGCGCCTGGCTGGCCGAGCGGGTTTGGGAGCCGGAGCTGGCCGCCGACCTGGTCCGGGCCGGGTACCGCTACACCCTGCTGGACCACCGGCATTTCCTCGATCTGGGTTGGCAACCCGATGATATGCACGCCATCTTCTCCACGGAGCACGACGGTGAGACCCTGGCGGTCTTCCCGATAGACGAGCCCATCCGGTATCTCATTCCCTGGGAGGAGCCGGAGCGGACCGTGGAGTACCTGGCGGGTTGCCGCCCAATCGCTCCCACCGGGCGCGCCGTCGTGGTCGTGATGAGCGACGCGGAGACGATGGGCCTCTGGCCCGCCCGACAGGGGACGACCTACGACCTTTGTTACCGCGATGGGTGGATGGCCCGTTTCCTGGATGGCCTCTCGACCCCGCCCTGGATCGAGACGGTGCTCCTCTCCGAGGCCCTGGAGCAGGAGCCGCCGCGAAGCCTCGTCTACCTCCCCACGGCCTCCTACGACCGGATGGGGGTCTGGGCCCTTCCTACCGAGGCCCGGAGCCGTCTGGAATCGCTTCCCGGGCGCCTCGTTCATGCGGGCCTGGCCCCGGAGCTCCGGCTGGAGGTCGAGCGTTTCACCCGGGGAACCCACTGGCGCAACTTTCTGGTGAAGTACCCCGCGGCCGGCCGCCTGCACCTGGCCTATCTCTACACCCGTGACCGCCTCACCGGCGTGGAAGACGTCCTGGAGCCCGCCGAGGCCGACCGTCTGCTGGACCTCCTCGACGCCGCAGCGGTGAACGACGTCTACTGGCACGGCCTTTTCGGCGGGGTGTACTATCACTTCCTGCGCCACCACTGCTACCGCTGCCTGGCCGAGGTGCTGGCCCGGCTGGACCGCGGCGCCCGCCGCCGGGTCGCCCTGTGCGACTACGAGAGGCTCGGTCGGTCCGGCGTCGTCGCGAGTGACCCGGCGCAGACGGTGGTGCTGGATCACGGGGGGGCGGTACTGGACTGGCTGTCCAAGGCCCCGCCCGCCGGTCTGGCCGGTGGATTCACCCGTATCGCCGAGCCCTACCACCGGGGCGACGAGCGCGGTTTCACCGTGGACCGGGCCCGGCGCGGATTCTGCCGGCTGGTCGTCATGCCCGGAAAAGCGGCTTCGGAGCGCCTCGTGGCCGGAAAAGGGGAGGCCCTCTTCCCCGAGCTCGCGGGCCCCGAGGTGCGCGGGTCCCGGGTCGGCTTCGCCGGGTCGGTTCCCGTCGGGCGGGGAAGGGTCGAGGTTGAGCTCGTGTACTCCTTTGTCCGGGGCGGGTGGGGTTGCGAAGTGAAAGTCGTCAACCCCGGCCCGAGGCCGGTATCGCTGACCCTGGCGCTGGATTCCTCCCCCTCGCCGCCCAGCGGACCCAGCGACCTCGAGTTGACCTTCCGTTCCGCGGGAAGTCCGGGAGCGGTTCCGCTGGGTGTAACCCGGCGCGACGGGCGCGGGTCCGTCGCCTCATGGTCGCTGACCGACCGCCGGGTGGGCCTTACCGTTAAAAGCGAGGCGGAGCCGGTCGCGGATCTCTGGTCATCTCCCGTAATTACGGTCGAGGGCACCGAGGCGGGGATAAAGAGGAGCTGGCAGGGGCTGCAGCTCGTCTGGGCCTGGTCGGTGCGGCTTGCGCCGGGCGAGGAGAGGCGGATGGAGGCGCGCTTCACCCTTTCCCCCGGCGGTGCTCCGTGACGGCCCCCGATTGGCTTCTATTCTCCTTCGGAGCGGGGCTTCTTTCGCTCGTCGTTTTTCTGCGTTTTTACCACCGGCGGCGCTACGGGACGGTGCGCCCCGAGCCGGTCGTCATCCTGACCTACCACAAGGTGCAGAACCGCCCCGAGCTTGGCGGGACCTGGCTCACCGTGGGGGCCTTCCGGCGGCAGATGGAATTTATCCGCTCCTCGGGGCTCCCGGTCCTCCACCTCACGGATTACCTGGACGCCCTCGGGCGCGGCGGTGGCGCGGAAAGAGGGGTGGTTCTCACCTTCGACGACGGCTACGAATCGGTGTACCGGGAGGCGTGGCCTTTGTTGCGGGAATTGGGGCTGCCGGCTACCGTTTTCCTGGTGACCGGCTACATGGGGCGGTCGAACGACTGGGACCAGCCCCTGGCCCGCGGCGCCTTCCGCCACCTGAGCTGGGCCCAAGCGCGGGAGATGGCCGCCGACGGCCTCGTCCGTTTCGCGAGCCACGGCGTCACCCACCGGGACTTGACCGCGCTGGACGACGC
The sequence above is drawn from the bacterium genome and encodes:
- a CDS encoding ATP-binding protein; translated protein: MRQNLLKFSWIILPLLLIALTTLTLLFDIGAGREAVQQFAGEQEDLLHSAVYGITEAFNDLSNSISVLAHPEVARGPAELRAAMAAVYEHSQLRGSKSFLHIAFYDETGGAAIVYPPGSTAPALPSDNRSPAQSDGVSVSLAPTQDQACIVTVSIPVRSTVIGGRIVGYLDLTRALSSGRDEGGYLSGIIRSGATCYVLDGSGVILQGPEEARGFARGVARFAGGVARFARFARLNPRLSSLAGPARAPGSRGLRGLGGIAEAEDPRSALVSIFVNNGYGGLFRMTLADTHREAVGVLRPFELGGHRLELLSLKDSDAVIAPAKSAQRRYSFALAGFFLLLMAGGVLYWRHNIIRLKKEREETDLEARELEMVGLTSIREISQAITRELELSQLLDLLCGKISEALGLAGLQVLAPAEGLAKGREVSYHLLASHFSDELKRALGRRRGGGGEGAKPLGNPLFPGESLQRVMDDVVERMRTTGRSLRLGHETGRTESRPGKPSEASYAPGKTAPEGKIREAGEDGGSTQTPSDLKPLWDDALKSARGVGIAELVISPLESKDHFEGVAVFLPSRGGIPLELYETFAANLAQAIQGARSIEHQKKTLEELDQAYGRLRAFSRIGAEIVLQKNFYKIGQTIVDAITTHSTFSRAVLSLVEGDEMRRVAFSNLTQEEREDLQQRRPFSQEDLERIKTNARKISHSYYLPAALVRGTIGEQGLISTRTREEFIDWDPNDFFFVPLDGPMGMLGVIFAPTEATIQPLESFAHLAAQAITTSKLRWELERSQNDYRNLFREATDALFVLDEDQKVVASNRQFSTLAGEPGEDFIGTSFLDLVMPDWRAAVKRAFERVRSGLGRQDLEFHLQSRSGPSRTVAMSVEAKAFPRNVTGADLGFSSIVDGDTGEARPTLREVMDPKTDLDLATDGGYIRYQGSLRDITAAKEAERELMRRQEQLKIINTLGRLALSSFDLEPLFRKTVNAIHQSLGYDNVSLFMQDAETDELVLEAQSGIFDVLVGRGYRVPVTEGVVGWTARSGVTRYVPDTSKDPHYIMPAGIFEIGAELAIPLLVEGEVKGVLDLETTQTEAFDPADISALETVADQLSQAIHNINLYQELRERALALALANEELLKVDKMKSDFVSMVSHELNTPVTVIKGYAQLMAGRVIGEVNEKQQDILETIIEKADHLSRLIIELLDLLKIETGQYTPEFSTFNLTKLLEELFVEQSKYLDIPRMSLVLELPKQPIILDVDLAKIRTVFIHLLSNANKFTIGEGTVTISCEEAEDLYRFTVADTGIGIPEVEYGRIFERLYQVDSTLTRHYGGTGLGLAVTRAIIERHNGRIWVESELGEGSRFIFTLPRDTGSPVIPA
- a CDS encoding DUF1925 domain-containing protein, with translation MPVVFHLHQPVGNFPGTFEYAYRRSYEPLVGALSASGLKFNLHISGALLDWLLVNRRPFVELLRSLVADGRLEILGGGYYEPILPMIPSGDRHRQLTRLFSRVEEIFGRPRGAWLAERVWEPELAADLVRAGYRYTLLDHRHFLDLGWQPDDMHAIFSTEHDGETLAVFPIDEPIRYLIPWEEPERTVEYLAGCRPIAPTGRAVVVVMSDAETMGLWPARQGTTYDLCYRDGWMARFLDGLSTPPWIETVLLSEALEQEPPRSLVYLPTASYDRMGVWALPTEARSRLESLPGRLVHAGLAPELRLEVERFTRGTHWRNFLVKYPAAGRLHLAYLYTRDRLTGVEDVLEPAEADRLLDLLDAAAVNDVYWHGLFGGVYYHFLRHHCYRCLAEVLARLDRGARRRVALCDYERLGRSGVVASDPAQTVVLDHGGAVLDWLSKAPPAGLAGGFTRIAEPYHRGDERGFTVDRARRGFCRLVVMPGKAASERLVAGKGEALFPELAGPEVRGSRVGFAGSVPVGRGRVEVELVYSFVRGGWGCEVKVVNPGPRPVSLTLALDSSPSPPSGPSDLELTFRSAGSPGAVPLGVTRRDGRGSVASWSLTDRRVGLTVKSEAEPVADLWSSPVITVEGTEAGIKRSWQGLQLVWAWSVRLAPGEERRMEARFTLSPGGAP
- a CDS encoding polysaccharide deacetylase family protein, with protein sequence MTAPDWLLFSFGAGLLSLVVFLRFYHRRRYGTVRPEPVVILTYHKVQNRPELGGTWLTVGAFRRQMEFIRSSGLPVLHLTDYLDALGRGGGAERGVVLTFDDGYESVYREAWPLLRELGLPATVFLVTGYMGRSNDWDQPLARGAFRHLSWAQAREMAADGLVRFASHGVTHRDLTALDDAELERELRESRAAMTEELGLAPEAFSYPFGRFDARVVTALREAGYTYGIAVTSRPGWSRRNPLAVARTGMYLTDGLNSLAVKLGLRSPERYWAEDLNNRIINRFTLLTASMQRRRRPGRG